AATCCTTTTCCATCAAAAACCCGCGTATCCGGCCGGTTGTTGATCAGGAGCGTCATCATATCTTTCCCTCCCTCGTAGTGGCATTCTTCGAGTGCTTCCGGCGATACAGGCAGGTATTTGCTTCTGGCATTCGTAGTACCCGACGATTTTGAAAACCATTCGATGGGCGAAGGCCACATTACATTAGGTTCGCCCTTGAGTACACGCTCGATATAGGGATACAGGTCCTCGTAGGTTGAGACCGGCACCTGTTCCTGAAATTCCTTTACTGATCTGATCTGACTGTAATTGTACCTGCTTCCCCACTCCGTGTAACGCGCCGTTTCAATTAGTTCGGAAAAGATGCGCTGCTGGGTTTCGATCGGGTATTTCATAAACTGCTCTATCCTTTCAAAGCGGCGCTTTAAGAACCAGACAGTCATATCGTTAACCAGCTTCATTGTATTTACTCAGTTTGAAGTGCCAGATGGAAGACCGTAAAAATAACAATAAAAAATGGTGGGAGAACAGTTTTTCAACCTGTTTCCCACCATTCTGTTCCGAAGAATTTTATGATCTGGAGCTAAACTTTCGGTAGATAAACAGGAGCAAAACAGCACCTAGTATGGCAATGAAAAGGCTCCCGAAATTAAATCCGTCAACGGTTCCGTAACCCAGCATAGATGAAATCCAGCCCCCAATTACGGCTCCTGCAATACCAATCAATATGGTAACAATAAAACCGCCCGGATCCTTTCCCGGATGAAGTGCCTTTGCAATAGCACCGGCGACCAGGCCGACGATGATCCATGTTAAAATACCCATAGTTCTTAGTTTAGATTAATAAAGGTGTTCAAACTTCAATAACAAAAACCATGCCGTGTTGGAATCATTTATCATAAAACATATTGCTACCTCCCGCTTTTTTAGTGATGGAAGAGATAATTTCCTGACCTTCTTCTTCCTTCAGGATCCTGGCCCCGCGGACCTGTCGCGCTACGCGAGTCCCGGTGATTTTGAAGAGTGCCTCACCTAGTAGCGGATCTTTCGGGTTGCCGAAAGGAAAGAGTATATTTCCCTCACTGGCTGCTATATCAGGCTCAAATCCAGTGTGATAATCCGACTTTTTGTCCTTGTTAAGGGATTTGGAGACGATTGGCTGCAAGCCCCATTTAATTCCCTTTTCCTCGCCGGTCAACGTCACCGAGCCTACGTTTTTGCCTACCGTTTTGGAACCGACCAATGTAATGTTCATAAATGGTTTCAATCCATTGATCAGCAACTCGCTAGCCGAAGCCGAGCGGGAGGATACCAGAAAAACGACGTTCGTCAGGTTTCCGCCGATGTTTTGTGTTTTGGTTATAAACTTATCGTAAAAATAGCTGTCGCCGTATTTCTTACGATTCGTCTCGGTAACCTCGTCGTTGTATTCTTTGTAATAAAAAATATCATTGGCAGTACCTTTCACGATCAGGCTGGCCAGGTTGGTTGCCGAGCTTACATATCCCCCCGGATTGTATCGCAAATCCACTATCAAAGCATTCACATTGTTTCTTTGGAACGTCGCGAAAATGTTGTCGAGCTTTTTGTCGTATTGTCCGTTCGTCGCTTTGTAAGGCTGGGGGATAAACTGATGGTAAACCACATAACCGATCTTATTAGGCCCGTAAGTGTATATGGTGTCAAAAAACACGGGGTCTTCCTGTAACACAACCGGTGCCACTTCCCGTTTGGTAGTTGTTTCTTCCAGGACAGTACCGTTGATCCTGGCTAATTTGAAGGTCTTTTTTTCCTCGTTGTTCAACAGTTGGTTGTAATTACTGCCTGTCAGTTTCTGATCGTTCACACTGTTGAAGATATCTCCGCGAACAAATCCCACCTTGTCGGCAGGCGAGTCGGGAATTACGTAGAGCACGATACCGATTATGTTGGTAGAGCCGCTTGGGAAATACACGAGCTTGTATTCCATTCCCGTTGTTTTGGATTCACCGCCCAGCGAAGCCTGCAATTCATCCGCACTTTCCTGGATCCACGAAAAGCGGTCCCCGTCAGGCCGGGCGGTTGCATCGTAGCGGTAAAGCAGCGATTCGAAGAATTCGTCCGGCTTTTTAGTATAATCCGGTGAGGCCGGAATGTGGTCATTCCAGTAATACCAGTATTTCATATTGGCATAGATCCACTCATTCGTCTGCTTATCATCCGCGGGATCTACATTCTTTTCGCGACACGCGTTCAGAAAAAAAGCTGTCAGTAACAACAGGAGGAGGTATTTTGCTTTCATAATGCCCGGTTAAATGCTAGGAAAACCTCGTCAATTATATCGCAAGCCTGGTTCATTTGCTCTTCGTTGATCACGAGCGGCGGCGCAAACCGGATTTTGTTTCCGTGTGTAGGTTTGCAGAGCAGCCCCTTTTCCATCATTTTATAACAAAGGTCCATTGCGGCAGAACCTTCTTCGCTATCATTGATTACGATCGCATTCAAAAGTCCCTTTCCTCTAACGATTTCTATCAGAGAACATTGCTTTTGCAAATCCAGCATTCTGTTTCTGAAAAGCTGTCCCATTTGCTCCGCATTATCAGCGAGATTTTCATTTTCCACCACCTGTAAAGCCGCAATGGTCACCGCACACGCGAGCGGGTTACCGCCATAAGTAGATCCGTGCTCGCCGGGTGCGATCGTAAGCATGATTTCATTGTCGGCAAATGCGGCTGAAACGGGCATTACACCGCCAGAAAGTGCTTTTCCCAAAACTAATATGTCCGGCTTGACACCTTCCCAGTCACACGCGAGCCGCTTCCCCGTTCGTCCGATTCCGGTTTGCACTTCATCAGCTATGAACAGCACATTGTATTTTGTACATAAATCCCTGACGCCTTTCAGATAACCTGCTTTGGGTACTACAACCCCAGCCTCTCCCTGGACCGGCTCGACCATAAAGCCGGCCACATTCGGGTCGCGTTTGAAAATGGACTCCAATGCATCCAGGTCGTCGTAAGGTATAATCTCATACCCTGGCAAAAAAGGACCGTAATCATCGGTGCTCGAAGGATCGGTGGAAGAGGAAATAGCAGCCAGCGTCCTCCCCCAGAAGTTGCCCGCAGCATAAACTGTCTTGGCTTTCCCCGGTTCAATTCCTTTTACTTTATACGCCCATTTACGGGTGAGTTTCAATGCAGTTTCACCACCTTCCACACCCGAATTCATCATCAACACCTTATCATAACCGAAATATTCGCACAAGTATTTTTCGCATTCACCCAGGCGATCATTATAAAATGCGCGGGAAGTAAGCGTCAGCCTTTGCGCCTGCGCAATCATGGCATTGATAATATGCGGGTGACAATGTCCCTGGCTCACAGCACTATATGCTGAGAGAAAATCAAAGTATTGCCTGCCCTCCACATCCCACAAATACACACCCGATCCCCTTTCCAGCACTACGGGCATTGGTTTGTAATTATGTGCACCATATTGATATTCGAGCTCCATTGCATGCTGCGAGCTGCTCATTGTGTCTGTATAGTCTGAGATTTTTTCCATAATAAGCCATCATTTCTATTTATGTAAAAATAGAGAAAAGCATTGAGGGAATTAGTGATTTTACAGTAAGCCTTATAATCTTATATTTGTAAAAGATCAGAAGGCTAAAGCATATGAAAGCGCACTATATTCCAGAAAATCGCAGTACCACCACCCGCAAGTTCATTCCGGTTCAGGAGTGGAACTCTCTCAAATCTGAGTCTTTGCTTACTGAAGGATCCGAATCCTATCACATTCCTGATTGGCAAAAAGAAATTGTACTTAAAAGGATCCAGGCATTCGAAAGTGGAACAGAAGAATTACTCGACTTTGAAGAAGCAATGAAAGAGATCGAGAAAGATCTCTGATGTATAAAATTAAAATAACCCCTGGGGCCAGACTGGACACCAGGGAGGCTGCGCTTTGGTATAATGAGCAACGGCCAGGATTGGGTAAACGGTTTACAAACTTTGTTAAAGGTAAACTCGAATTGATAAGTAAAAACCCTTACTTATATGAAGTTCGTTATTCAAATATCCGTTTGGCGCAATTGCCAATTTTTCCATTTTCCATACATTTTAGAATTGACGAGATTAGTAAAACGGTTGTCATTTTTGCTGTTTTCCACATGAGCCTTAATCCTGACAAATGGCCGTTTCGAAAAGAATAGAAAACATTTGTTGAAACATCAATTTCACATACTAAATTTGCAAACATAATCTCAAAGGGGTGCCCTACCTGACGGGCTGAGATCATACCCATAAACCTGATCCGGGTAATGCCGGCGGAGGAAGAGAAAGCTGGAAAAATCCATAGCTGTTTCTAAATTTTATTTATTGTTTTAAATCAAGATAGGTGGCCCCTGCCTGTTGTAACTATTTATCTCGCAATGCGAAACGTTACTACCTATCTGCTCGTGCTGGTTTTCAGCGTGACTATCAGTGCCCATA
This Dyadobacter sp. UC 10 DNA region includes the following protein-coding sequences:
- the rocD gene encoding ornithine--oxo-acid transaminase, translated to MEKISDYTDTMSSSQHAMELEYQYGAHNYKPMPVVLERGSGVYLWDVEGRQYFDFLSAYSAVSQGHCHPHIINAMIAQAQRLTLTSRAFYNDRLGECEKYLCEYFGYDKVLMMNSGVEGGETALKLTRKWAYKVKGIEPGKAKTVYAAGNFWGRTLAAISSSTDPSSTDDYGPFLPGYEIIPYDDLDALESIFKRDPNVAGFMVEPVQGEAGVVVPKAGYLKGVRDLCTKYNVLFIADEVQTGIGRTGKRLACDWEGVKPDILVLGKALSGGVMPVSAAFADNEIMLTIAPGEHGSTYGGNPLACAVTIAALQVVENENLADNAEQMGQLFRNRMLDLQKQCSLIEIVRGKGLLNAIVINDSEEGSAAMDLCYKMMEKGLLCKPTHGNKIRFAPPLVINEEQMNQACDIIDEVFLAFNRAL
- a CDS encoding GlsB/YeaQ/YmgE family stress response membrane protein, encoding MGILTWIIVGLVAGAIAKALHPGKDPGGFIVTILIGIAGAVIGGWISSMLGYGTVDGFNFGSLFIAILGAVLLLFIYRKFSSRS
- a CDS encoding type II toxin-antitoxin system RelE/ParE family toxin; this translates as MYKIKITPGARLDTREAALWYNEQRPGLGKRFTNFVKGKLELISKNPYLYEVRYSNIRLAQLPIFPFSIHFRIDEISKTVVIFAVFHMSLNPDKWPFRKE
- a CDS encoding addiction module protein translates to MKAHYIPENRSTTTRKFIPVQEWNSLKSESLLTEGSESYHIPDWQKEIVLKRIQAFESGTEELLDFEEAMKEIEKDL
- a CDS encoding S41 family peptidase, which translates into the protein MKAKYLLLLLLTAFFLNACREKNVDPADDKQTNEWIYANMKYWYYWNDHIPASPDYTKKPDEFFESLLYRYDATARPDGDRFSWIQESADELQASLGGESKTTGMEYKLVYFPSGSTNIIGIVLYVIPDSPADKVGFVRGDIFNSVNDQKLTGSNYNQLLNNEEKKTFKLARINGTVLEETTTKREVAPVVLQEDPVFFDTIYTYGPNKIGYVVYHQFIPQPYKATNGQYDKKLDNIFATFQRNNVNALIVDLRYNPGGYVSSATNLASLIVKGTANDIFYYKEYNDEVTETNRKKYGDSYFYDKFITKTQNIGGNLTNVVFLVSSRSASASELLINGLKPFMNITLVGSKTVGKNVGSVTLTGEEKGIKWGLQPIVSKSLNKDKKSDYHTGFEPDIAASEGNILFPFGNPKDPLLGEALFKITGTRVARQVRGARILKEEEGQEIISSITKKAGGSNMFYDK